From the Melanotaenia boesemani isolate fMelBoe1 chromosome 9, fMelBoe1.pri, whole genome shotgun sequence genome, the window GCatcatttgtttctgtgtgtttattttacagCATGATTTATGTCTTAAAGTAGGCCTACTTATAGAAGAGTATGTCATATAAGTCTATCAATAATCTTAGGATAAAATATaagttatattttttatatacacaGTACAGTATGCAGTACAGTATGCACTTTTGCATATTACAAATGATCTCATTTGTCAAAGAATTTATTTCAAAATCATGCTGTTAATTTGCAACGGAAGCACTAAATGGTCAGAAGCCAAAATACTGTACATTCAGTATCTTCTGGTTGTTATgaaccaccaaccaaccaaccaaccaaccatcaTTGTGATCCATAAGGTCATCAGGGTTacgtctactttctgttcccagaatcagaacaaaacacaaaaaggcaGGGTTCAGGTTGTATGCTCtgcacatgtggaacaaacacccagaaaactgcaggtctagtgaaaaaaataaaaacttttttaaattttctgctgccttttatcaaaacaactgttaattcctcacactataacttttattttttgtatttgaccttcttctgttttagctttttctgactttattgaagaattttgtattttttttagtttgtttttaatttattgtctgaaaccttgcttttttgtgttttatgtagaGCAATTTGAAtgccttgtacatgaaatgtgatatacaaataaacttgcattgCCTAATCTTTTGAAGCTCTAAACTCCGACTTTCTTTAAATGCACCACAAGACTACAGGAAGTAGGTTgagggtgttttttttattaggcGACGATGTAGTGATCAAAGCTAGCCACAAAAAGGTGCAGCCATGGCTAATAGACATGCCAGACTACCGATATgattcctttaaaaagaaaataagtgttACAGTTTAATAGTTAACGACGTCGCGGACGAAACGCTGGCTAGAGCAAAGACAAGGTAACGTCAACAGTTGGAACCATCAATGGTTCCCAACAACAGGGCTCTTTACCCTAATTAGCTCAATAGTTCTGTTTGGGTAGTTCTGCTGAAGTTAGTAGTTTATGTGGATAGCAGCCAATACATCAGAAATCTCCATGTTGCTAGTTTGTGTGCTGCAAGTTTACGCAGCATGCCTAGCTTTTGCGCTGTCTGTTTGTATCTTCTTTGGCATTTGAAGTGTTGGGACATCTCATGGAAGcggtgtgtgggtgggggggcTGGGTTCATGCAAAGTGCAGCCTTATATTATCACACATGGGGAAGCATCTGTACATTTTCCAGATGACTGAAAGCATGTCTGTATAAGGCCCTTTGAGACTTtcaaatatgtgtttatatttagtttattttccagtttttagttattttccaCGTTTTCACGTAACCTTGGGTTGTGATTAATCCATGTTAGAGTGTCATTATTCTGCGCCTTTAATGTGAGCAGTATATTAGACCAATTAACACAAGACACCAGCCTTACACAaggatccaaaaaaaaaaaaaaaaaaaactcataaatgTCCATTAGATAAAGAGGCTCATATAGTGGTAGAACAGTGATGATTCATCACCTTAGTGGTCAGTAGAATAATTTGCATGAATGATTAAATATTGGCACAGATATCAAGTAAAAGTTATGGTTTAGTTTTTCTGACTAATACATTAGCATACATGGCATTAGATTTCCAATTCTGTTATATCAGTGTACAAACAGAATATTACCATTGTGCAGATGGAGATGAGTAATTTTTGTTAACAAAGATAACAGAGCCATGACTTTTaagaaatgaaagaggaaaacacaacaTCTTGAATCCCTTATCTagttttggagtttttttttaactttgattttgGAATCTGATGTCACACACCAAAAGTTGGTTTAATGTCCAACATTTTAACTGCTTACTATGTTTTCTACTGAGAAAAATATTCATCTTTAAAGACTAAAGTCGGTCAGAAACATGCTTGAATAGGACGTGTAATATTTCCCACTGTAATGTCATTGGTTGAAAGTATagcaacataaaatgaaaacacttaaAGTGCCAATATTTCAAAACTGTACTTATGTTTACCAGTGAGTATATGTAGTATGTTGTTCTCTACCTCTGAGAGGCATCCAGTGCATAGAAATCTATTTACTTGGTCTTGTACCTAGAGAATATAAAGTACTCATttgacttattaaaaaaaaaaaaagtatgagaTGTTGTAAACTGGACCTTTGTCAATAAGCAAACAATATGTTCTGCTCACTTGGCATGCATACATGTTCTCATGCATCTAAAACCTGGGATCTGTGCCCAGATACTGTCTGTGCTGCTGGATGCTTTGAGATAAGGTAAACCTTATGCATAATTTATCCTCACACAATGTTTACTGTTAATTTTATACATTTGTTGCTACAAGCTAAGCCGTACTgctaaatgctttttttcttttgtaatattTGTGGATTGCCCTACATTAGCCcagttttatttgacatttgtaaaaaaaaaataataaaaataaataaattaatcatgtaTATGTAACAAATTATCTAGAAAGACACTGGGCTACAGCTTGTATTTATTGCCTCTCTTCACAGCTGAGTAGTATGCTGGACGTGGGGAAGTGGCCAGTGTTTGCACTCCTTCCTCCTGAGGAGCTACGGCTTATCCGGCAGGCTTGTGTCTTTGGCAGTGCTGCAAATGAAGCTCTCTATGTCACAGTTAATGATGAGGTAACATTTGTGCTTTAAGCAAAGGTCCGTTTGTTTGAACTGAGATGTGCTGCTAGACTAGACAGACTTAATCTCCTTTCATGACAATGAgttattatttccttttttgaaagtttatttaaaaaatgctttgtgCTTATGGCTTTTTAGATATTATAAGGGGGAGTTCTCAGCACAGAGATAAGCAGATAGAATGAGGTTATCTTTAGCTATATTGGCCTAATACCTGAGCAAGCTCTATTTTTATCCCATGGAGAGGTGTCGCACATGCCTCGCCTGTCCATCCTTGCTCATTTAGTTAGTCCTTTGGCCTAAACAAGTGATGCTTTAGAGCAGgcacttgtttaaaaaatgtattatatgtGGTGGATTTCACTgttatttacacacaaaaaaaagaaaaggcctggtctttgtgcatttttttaaaatcgcGGATGACTTTATTTCATATAGATTTCATAATCAATAATAAGAACAGTTACTAATttgtataaatatttcatatatttcATGTATGTTATGAATTTCTATTCCTAATGTATTGCTAACATTATTGATATTGTAATAGCAAAACATATCTACTTCCTAatattgtaaagtgctttacaagaaGGGATCCATGCTCATAAAACTACACTAATATAAGTTTAATATAAGTAAGTAATTTCACCAAATATTTATAGGGATGGTGAAATCAGTAAATGCAAGTATGTAGTGTTTATGGACCATTTCTTAGCATCAGTAGCACTTCAGCTGGGATGTTTGGTGTTTGCAGGTCTTTGCTTTAGGCACCAACTGCAGTGGCTGTTTGGGGCTTGGAGACCTTCAAAGCACTATTGAGCCACGCAGGATTGATGTCTTATGTGGAAAGAAGATTGTGTCCTTAAGCTATGGAACAGGACCTCATGTTGTTATCGCTACTGCAGGTAATCAGTTCAGAATATAACAGTTCAGAAAAGCTTTGTTTGTCCCTAAGGTGAAATTCCAGCAGCAGGCAGGGGAATGGCAGGCCATGCAAACAAGATCACACATGAAAATGAAGTTTTATGTTTCTCCATTGCTGCCcaaagattatattttaaagtcACCAGTTTCTGGTTAAATACATCTATTAAAAGTGTTGTGTATCTTCCAGCCAAAGATGGTTTGTTGTTAGTGTTAGGATTTTATATTACAGTTTACACATTGCACACAGAAATTAACAGCCTGATATAAAGAGATAGCTCTACTTTAGTCCAGCTGCTAATTAAATCTTTTATTGATGACAAGTGATGATAATATTAAAGGTCATGGTAGGGCTGGGTATCATCACTCATTTCCTGAATCTATTCAATACACAACAGCTTATTTCGATTCGATTacaattaaatttgatttgatatcaattcatttacagctgaTTATGTAgcaccacctatttttcttgaatttcaaagacattctcagaaaacctttttttaatgaaacactgaCTGCATTTACTTGAAAATCAAAATCAGTCATTtggaagtaatcagattactgtaataatctgatctgacacatttacatgcatttttgaaatacagtaacaatacagtgtttccccagacTCAGatccagaaatgctgtgatgaagaaaaaaaaacctgaagacagaaaaaacttaaactttttaaatgtcccgatgaaaaagtttaattcagtggagtcgctctaaatattcttaaagttcagatctcagataacatgttgatgttaataaaacctacaaagaatattggatccatttaaacccgtaatacgactcagaaattcaTACAGTGACGTATATTGGACTTATTCAGCTGTGTGCGTTGCCATGACGACCGTGACCGTCCTTATTGGAGTAtgatgcttccatcttcacctgcctgagagaatttagaaaactctcatatttttgtctgattttcagctggttgtttTCAGACGTGTGCACCCTGTCGTCTGACTGAAACCTGTGTTCGCGCACAAGTGTCTGTTTGTCCCCTTTTTCTGGGGATTTATTGTATGATTCTTTCTAGAGATTTGGGACTATTCAAAACTAAATccaatattattaataatacatATGCAGCTCCCCTATGAGAGTTGCACTTAGCCTTAGTAGTGATACAGATGAACtcaactgctttttatttaataacacattaacCCCTTGTGacaacatgaataaaaatgtaccCACTGCTGTGTAGATGGTGAGGTTTTTGCCTGGGGCCACAATGGCTACAGCCAACTGGGAAATGGGACCACCAACCATGGATTGACCCCCGCCCTGGTGTCCACTAACCTCCTCAGTAAGAGAGTGACAGAAGTGGCCTGTGGCTCCCATCACACCATTGCCCTCACAGTTGAAGGAGAGGTAAATCATTCTATTCCTCTCTTGGATCCTCACTTTAGTTTGTTTCCACTCTTTATTTCTTTGGACATTGAATTTTATCTCTGTGTCCAGGTTTACGCATGGGGTTACAACAACTCTGGCCAAGTAGGTTCAGGGTCTACTGCCAATCAGCCAACACCACGTCGGGTCAGCAGCTGTCTGCAGAACAAAGTGGTGGTTAACATAGCCTGCGGTCAGCTCTGCTCTATGGCTGTTCTGGACAACGGAGAGGTACCATGGCATATTACTTTGAAAATGctttataatttattaagtACTTTTAGGCAATATTGGCCTTTAATTTAGGAGTGAAGGGACAGAAAAGTGTCCAGAAAGTATTGTAAGATGTCCAGTAAAAGGGCTACAAGTCAGGACTCAAACCTTGGTGCAACCATTCAGCCAGATGAGCTGCCTGGTGTCCAGAGTTTAAAGATTTTCAATCTgagtcagtaaaaaaaaaaagcagctgaaatcaaACTCTTGTTTAATAGAATATTGTGAGCTATGCACACATGAAAAACCCTTCCACCACTAATGGGATGTTCATACTCTTCATTTGTCTTTTGTAGATTTATGGTTGGGGCTACAATTGCAATGGACAGCTAGGATTGGGCAACAATGGAAACCAACAGACCCCTTGCAGGATTGCTGCACTCCAAGGTGTCAACATAATCCAGGTAAAAACTCAAAGAACTATTTTTgaaaatctgattatttctgtAAACATTCTCTTTAAAAACACTCCTCCTTTCAAATACAGGTAGCTTGTGGATATGCACACACATTGGCGCTTACAGATGAGGGATTTGTTTATGCCTGGGGAGCCAACTCGTATGGACAGTTGGGAACGGGCAATAAAAGTAACCAAGCTCTCCCTACCcaaataaacacagacaaagAGAGGTGAGTCCACCGTCTTAAGCCTGTTTTGACGTAGCAGCAGCATACAGAACTGTAAAAATAGGATTCTGGTTTTCAATGAAAATTGGattatttttacatctttagTAACAACATTGAGTCTATTtcatcagagagctgtggaTTAGCAGTAGCTGAAGGTCTGAATGCTGATTTCCTTGTCAGGATGGTGGAGGTGGCTGCATGTCACACCAGCCACACGTCAGCTGCCAAGACGCAGAGCGGACAGATTCTGATGTGGGGTCAGTGTCGGGGTCAGGCTGTGTCCAGCCCTCACCTCACCCATTTCAGCAGCACCGATGACGTGTTTGCCTGCTTCGCCACACCAGCTGTCACGTGGCATCTCCTCTCCGTGGGTGAGAGCACTGTGAAAAACTTCAGACAATGATCCAGATAAGAAAGTCCATTCAAGTTTATTAAAACTCATGCATGAGGAAAGAGTCACACAGTTGCCAACACTCAAGCGTCTCACTGGAGTGGGCTGGGCAGCAACAACTGATGTCTTGctcttggtgtgtgtgtgtgtgtgggggttcTGGCCCCCTGAAGGTGGTGCAGTCAGTGGTGGGGGGACACTATTGAGGTCGGGGTCCAGTTTGCTAAGCTCTGAAACAGGATAGACAGGGGGTGCCAGTAAATGGTGGTGGTTTGTTTATATGTAAAGATCCTTCCAGACTTTCCAACAACATCCTTAGTCTTATCTTTATTACCAGCAAGCTCATTGGCTCTAAGTTTTTATCCCTTCTATGTGCTTCCCAAGCCTCTGTGTTTTTCACATTCTTTCAGATCtttcacacacatttctttctcaGTTTCTTCTCCCTCTGTCAACTTCTCATTAAACTTTTTCAACTCATTCAAACTTATAAAGCCGCCCACTGGAAACCCGTATTTCTGAGTCCAGAGGGCCACACACTCAACACTCTCATGGCCAcgtctctctcacacacagttCACAGTGGAACTCTGAGGAACACACAGAGGTTTGAATTTAGCACAACCAATTTCCTTACGGGCCAGTGTACAGTCTTGGAACTGGGAATGTCTTTACATAGTCTGATTGCCAGTCCCAGTCAGTTAAAGCTTTACTCTCTGATTACTTTCGGAGAATCCCTCTTTCTAATTACTCTCAGAAACTACCTGTCTCTGGTTACTCTCTGAAACCAAATCTTATCCAGTTGCTCCTGGAGATGCTGAACCTCTCTAATGAGCTCTGAGACCTCCTGTGTTTTACAGAAAATTTCTCACCAGATCAGGCCGTGTAACTTTGAGTTCATTGGATCGCAGTGATTCAGATGAAAAAGTCCTTTcaggtttattaaaaactcATGACCAGGGAGAGTTATTACCGAGTCAGCTTAATCAGCTGTGGGAAGAACTCTGGCTTACAAACAAACCTGATCTGCTCTGTGTAGTGAAGATCTATCTGCTTAGTAAAGAAAAGATTGTCATACAAACTTGATCTGCTCATGACAGAAACTCTAAACTAGTCTAAACACATGTTCTGAAGGTTGAAatattatttgaaataaaagaataataaataaaattcctttCACAAGGGTAACAGTTtacaacaatgaaaatatttttgttgaatATTTGAAATTCTTGCCATTGTCACATCTACCCTTTGACCAGTTAGATAATTATGCAGTTTGcacatatctgtgtgtcatAGGTGCAAATTCCTGGAAGTGGTCtaagaaacaaacaggaaactcTGTTTCCTCTTCATGCCAAACAGATGTTTATATGAACTTGTCTCAAACTGAGGAGCTTTAACATAATTTGTCAgagcttcatttttttctgtttctactaCGTTTAAGTTAATGACCTCCCTCATAAAATTCTGTTAAATTACCAAAGCACTAAAATAACAGCAGTCTCATGAGTGCAGTCTTTCTTTGATTCATTCAGCTGTTGAATGGAAGAAACAAATAGTGACATTTAAGCTTGCTAGTATTGCTTTTTTATTCTGCCCCCTAGAGTCATATCTGAAGCTTTGAATGAAATACTcataaacaaaatgttaaagcTTGCTCACATTGTGTGCTGTTTGTAGTCACTGAAATGTGCAGTTGTTTCAGGAATTAAAAGTAGACACTTTagaacagtgtttctcaaatGAGGGGTACACGTACCCCCTTGGGGTACTTGAAGACAATGCAGGGGTTACTTGAgagaatataaaatttttaaaaggatGCTTTACCACAAGGAGATAGTGATTCATCGTTAGTCGGCTTGAATACTGTATCAGTGTTTTTGCAGGTctacctgcagcttattcagaactctgctgctcgaacCCTttctaagaccaagaaagtggaccacattaGTCCAGCtgtgaggtctttacactggcccCCTGTCCATGAATAGACTTTAAGGTTCTGATGCTtgtataaagctctgaatggtttaggaccaaaatacatcagtgacctcttaacccagtatgaacctgccagacccctcaggtcatctggatccagtttcttatcagttcccagagtcagaaccagacatggagaagctgcattcagcttctatgctccacatgtctggaacaaactcccagaaagcctcagatcagctgaaacactcagtttatttaaatccaagtaaaagactcacctgttctctgaatagtttttatttagaagtccaaatctgcatctggttcttttaagcttgaaattttaaacttggatcatgttttaatactgtttttccccacagtggaactttatttcttgcattttatctgtgttAGCTTtgcctttctgtttttatttattttatttcttttaatgttttttttattgcacttgttattgctccctgctgtaatgcttttaatgttttatgtaaagcacgttgaattgtcttgtacatgaaatgtgctatacaaataaatttgccttgccttgccgtTCCTAGTGATATTTTGGCCATTAGAGCTCGTAACTCAAAAATATTGCCCACAATCACtggcaataaaacaaaacaaacaaagaaaaaagacaatggCTTTGCGGAGTTCTGCGCTCTCTTAGTGCTCCTAGTTTATGATGATATTCTGTTGTCCTACTCTCATTCCCACAACTagtggcagcagctgtgttgaGTGTTTTGTTACTTGATTGAGTCTAGATGTTGTCAAGTTGAGTTTTTCCTTATACATAATTTAACTGTCatccagtttaaaatgaaaaccaaaaaaaaactcacttttctttgtttttgccagATGGTGACGACTACCTAACAGTTGCTCAGTCTCTGAAGAAAGAGTTTGACAGTCCAGAGATCTCTGACCTGAAGTTTTTGGTTGATGGGAAGTGCATCCACGTCCACAAAGCCCTGCTGAAGATCAGGTGAGGAAAACTCAAAATCCAATGTGccaattttaattatttagcaaatatgtaaaatgttttaattagtgctgggcaacgattaaggTCTTTAATCATGATCATTCGTATGAAATGTtttgattaatcgcattgttacatgaaaaatgtctttttcctttGAAAGAAGGCCTactaaatgcagtaaattttggtttaaaaaacaataaatcaagggtcttcaacctgcggctccggaGCTGCCAGGTGCTCTCTGAACCTTCCACAATAGCTCGTAacacatggctaaaaatgctaaagaactaactaatgtttttaaatatagatataataatacatttttcacatttcaaggtttttagaaaattttcatttttttgtggaataattgcattgaacaacataatgacactaaaagtaccagtaacatatatgtatatatatatatatatattatttattaaattttttttatacatttttcttgtcattaggtttgaaactatggcttttttttttcttttttttttataaacaaatttcCACAAATATCCACATCCCATAGAAGGTGATCTCTTTAGTTCATTGttcagatttctggcctataactTCTCTAACCTTTTATTCTTAGCTTAACTGATTAGCTtaacacctctgcacctgcaccctccgctaccgggagttaaggggttaacatcttgtttccAGGTGTAGTGTCAGGTCTATAgatgtaaacatgtgtggtatccacagaaagtccagaatctcaactaacagctcagcaaaaccatttctatcaccaataaacacagttaagacaacaataattaaaagactaggtacacaaagtctgaaaaaaatatgtaaacacaaaatatggCTCCACGTGTCCACCTGACGGCATGAACATGGACAAAGAACaactctactgaaagctcacacctcacagattccaaaactcttaagtttcatctcgctatgagcAAGACTTATcgaaccagaggcaaaagaaggcccaatttattattcatgtttctcttacctttgctgtcttgcctcaaaactgATATCCACCAGGAAAAAAAcacgtttagttaaaaataaatacataaaactacgtttctctttgttttttggggagctgtttcctgtccaaaaatcactattttctgcccatttgcatgggttttgatGAACAAAGAGAActgttggttctttttcttctttcttaagtgccagacagaaaacttctctttattttaataaacctgctctctcctgagtacatcagacgcaccgctgcagcaggaccagacatggaggacgAGGCATGGACCACAAGCCTCTGCATGTagtttctctgtgttcagagccagtgagcaagaactttggaaaaaaataaataaaactgcgtTAACATGCAATAATATAATTAACAGCGTGAAtaaattaatgcgttaatgtgcccagccctagttttaATAATATGGAGATGTTTTTCTCCTGCAGTTTTCACAGACTTTCTCTACTCAACATATTTTTCTGGACAATGTGACAACGTCTGGTGACAGTGTTCTTACgtgaacattttctttacttgtGGTCCTTTTACATCATAAAACCTGGGTTTATAAAATCTTTGCAGAAATGAAACTGTCTCCAGGTCTGTGTAGTTAGGTCAGTACCCATttatcatctgttttttttttaaatcagattttccTGTATTCTTTAAAATGAGCAGACTACTTCTCCATCCTAACTTTCGTTTTGGTCACATGAAAGTATTGTTCTCATTGAGAGGTTTTGCTTCATCAAAAGTAACAAGAAGACTTGGACACTTTGCAAACCActttgggactttttttttttttttaagtagtctGTGACATGACTGAATtatgtcatttttcattttagtatCATGAAATAAGAGACTGACAAAAAACTGTTAAGTCAGCTTCTATCGTAACAATAAACATATTGACTATGATAGAATCtataaaaaaatactataaCATATAATCATTCTGTGCTGTTTTCCTATGTTTAAACTTGATCTTCTAGACAGCGTTTCCTGTTAGACAAGGGGACGCAAAGCGTAGTCTATTGTTTTCCCGTGTTTCTTTTTATAACCACACTTGAACACACAGTATCTGCATTCCAGTCCGTTGCTCTTTTGCACTGTCAGGAGGAAGGAGCCAGGCTGTCTGCACTGTCACCCTTCGTGCACATGCTCACACAAATATGTAAGAGTGCAAAACCTACGCTTTGGCTAGAACTCATGCAAAT encodes:
- the rcbtb2 gene encoding RCC1 and BTB domain-containing protein 2; this encodes MLDVGKWPVFALLPPEELRLIRQACVFGSAANEALYVTVNDEVFALGTNCSGCLGLGDLQSTIEPRRIDVLCGKKIVSLSYGTGPHVVIATADGEVFAWGHNGYSQLGNGTTNHGLTPALVSTNLLSKRVTEVACGSHHTIALTVEGEVYAWGYNNSGQVGSGSTANQPTPRRVSSCLQNKVVVNIACGQLCSMAVLDNGEIYGWGYNCNGQLGLGNNGNQQTPCRIAALQGVNIIQVACGYAHTLALTDEGFVYAWGANSYGQLGTGNKSNQALPTQINTDKERMVEVAACHTSHTSAAKTQSGQILMWGQCRGQAVSSPHLTHFSSTDDVFACFATPAVTWHLLSVDGDDYLTVAQSLKKEFDSPEISDLKFLVDGKCIHVHKALLKIRCEHFRALLNETDEDAIEIHQFSYLVYRAFLEYLYTDSINLPPEDAIGLLDLATFYRETRLKRLCQETIKRGISEENAITLLSAAVKYEARDLEDFCFKFCVNHLTAVTQTQAFADMDHDLLKNFISKASRYGAFKN